From Ignavibacteriota bacterium, the proteins below share one genomic window:
- the deoC gene encoding deoxyribose-phosphate aldolase codes for MYRIDEEVRSILDTFQGMMDAGLSASRAWREPIAPVIDHTNLRPEAAEPDIRRLCEEAGQHGFASVCVYPCFVPLCAELLADAAPAVCTVVGFPHGASTSSTKAAETRLAVEAGAREIDMVLRIGALKEGRLQVVFDDIRAVTDAAHSAHPDTIVKVILETCLLDTEQKISACLLARDAGAHFVKTSTGFSTGGATAADVRLMALAVGGRLRVKASGGIRTRADALLMLGHGADRLGSSASVVIIEP; via the coding sequence ATGTATCGAATCGACGAAGAAGTGCGGAGCATCCTCGACACGTTCCAGGGGATGATGGACGCCGGACTGAGCGCTTCACGCGCGTGGCGGGAACCGATAGCGCCCGTGATCGATCACACCAATCTGCGGCCCGAGGCCGCGGAGCCCGACATCCGCCGTCTGTGTGAGGAGGCGGGGCAGCACGGGTTTGCGTCGGTGTGTGTGTATCCCTGTTTTGTGCCCCTGTGTGCGGAACTGCTGGCGGACGCGGCTCCGGCGGTGTGTACCGTTGTCGGATTTCCGCACGGCGCGTCCACGAGCAGCACAAAGGCGGCCGAGACGCGGCTTGCCGTGGAGGCGGGCGCGCGCGAGATCGACATGGTGCTGCGTATCGGCGCGCTGAAGGAAGGGAGACTGCAGGTGGTGTTCGACGACATTCGCGCAGTGACGGACGCGGCGCACTCGGCGCACCCGGATACAATCGTGAAAGTGATACTCGAGACCTGTCTTCTCGACACGGAACAGAAGATCTCCGCCTGCCTGCTCGCCCGTGACGCGGGCGCGCACTTCGTCAAGACCTCGACGGGATTCTCGACCGGCGGCGCCACGGCGGCCGACGTGCGGCTCATGGCCCTTGCCGTGGGCGGGCGCCTGCGCGTGAAGGCGAGCGGCGGCATACGCACACGCGCGGACGCGCTACTGATGCTCGGACACGGCGCCGACCGCCTGGGCAGCAGCGCGAGTGTTGTCATCATCGAACCTTAA
- a CDS encoding SPOR domain-containing protein: MNHQMNFRHGSVLRACVLAAVLFMTGCSASEDTAKENTGTPGEFTSTDKREVVIPATDQPPKATTIDPAPVQPATVRDAEAAEPEKVGQPPVPEAAQAKPEAQKTGLMMWSVQIGAFKSEAGAAALITEARSKFNVPVYKDFDAVSGLFKVTVGSFPTREQASQFKEDVLAKGYTGAFTTEVRR; the protein is encoded by the coding sequence ATGAATCATCAGATGAATTTCCGCCACGGATCCGTGCTGCGCGCGTGCGTGCTGGCAGCGGTGCTGTTCATGACCGGGTGTAGCGCAAGCGAGGACACGGCCAAGGAGAACACCGGCACGCCGGGTGAATTCACCTCCACCGACAAGCGCGAGGTGGTGATCCCCGCGACGGATCAGCCGCCGAAGGCGACCACGATCGATCCCGCGCCCGTGCAACCCGCTACCGTGCGTGATGCCGAGGCGGCCGAGCCCGAGAAGGTGGGGCAGCCGCCCGTGCCCGAGGCGGCGCAGGCCAAACCCGAGGCGCAGAAGACCGGCCTGATGATGTGGAGCGTGCAGATAGGCGCCTTCAAGAGCGAGGCGGGCGCGGCCGCGCTTATCACCGAGGCGCGATCAAAATTCAACGTGCCGGTGTACAAGGATTTCGACGCGGTGTCGGGTCTCTTCAAAGTGACGGTGGGATCCTTCCCCACGCGCGAGCAGGCATCGCAGTTCAAGGAAGACGTGCTTGCGAAGGGGTACACCGGCGCATTCACAACCGAAGTCCGCCGGTAG
- a CDS encoding SPOR domain-containing protein: MSFHRAAPFLSLCAALLVAACAGTPPPQRSSQPDSYTKDEGSFAPGRYRTLGDSASAARQNEPPVSHDTQTPARNERAVRVMGFKVQVLSSTELGEVERVRDSLRVAFPQEGVDITFDAPRYKLRVGNCADRAAAEELRRLLLEQGWSQAWIVPDMVLRNR, translated from the coding sequence ATGTCGTTCCATCGCGCGGCACCGTTCCTGAGTCTGTGCGCGGCGCTGCTTGTTGCCGCGTGCGCGGGAACACCGCCCCCGCAGCGTAGCTCGCAGCCCGACTCCTACACGAAGGACGAGGGCTCGTTTGCTCCGGGCCGCTACCGCACGCTCGGCGATTCCGCGTCCGCCGCACGGCAGAACGAGCCGCCAGTGTCACATGACACCCAGACTCCCGCGCGTAATGAGCGCGCCGTGCGTGTGATGGGTTTCAAGGTGCAGGTGCTCTCGTCCACCGAACTCGGCGAGGTCGAGCGCGTGCGCGATTCACTGCGTGTGGCCTTTCCGCAGGAAGGTGTGGACATCACCTTCGACGCGCCGCGCTACAAACTGCGCGTGGGCAATTGCGCCGATCGCGCGGCGGCCGAGGAACTGCGCCGTCTCCTGCTCGAGCAGGGCTGGTCGCAGGCGTGGATCGTGCCCGACATGGTGCTGCGCAACCGCTGA
- a CDS encoding Ig-like domain-containing protein, with the protein MPHNRLAALLPLLVCALLASRCATPKPLGGGPVDAEPPRVIETIPAPGSTHFAGESISFTFDEYVDRQSFEQSFHLSPVAETPPAFSWSGRRVVVTLGRPLRDSTTYVATVGSTVRDVRAGNQLGQTVTLAFSTGDRIDAGTLAGSVVDDKPSGVSVFAYRLDTRSGDTLSPARTRPDYAVQSGTDGSFRFTNIAGGLYRVLAVRDKQNNYLYDAETDAYGVPLHDVRVIEGDSTQPAVTLRLATEDTTRPSLQSVKPLHAQAVLLRLNEDPDTLITAQIAVQDSSTGRSFPAMAVERARDARYAFVIWFGSVLPQGPLFLRIDSLRDRAGNIAPPEAVSLRFETVTDSDTARLRLTSITPARGQKDVDPAAPFEFTFSHPMSRALPLILRDSTGAVLPTLPVVWTTPLHAQVAHAPLQGAHTYTLCLDGTALRDTIRGMSLADSALCHSFTTAKDAAAGSITGAVRGADSLAAPRVLVRARGTEKRLPGKATRAAADGRYSLPEMPAGSYLLEAFVDDDGNGTWSPGRPSPFTPSERFGLATDTVRVRARWETRDVTIRLR; encoded by the coding sequence ATGCCGCATAACCGTCTCGCGGCCCTGCTGCCGCTGCTCGTCTGCGCACTCCTCGCCTCGCGCTGCGCCACGCCGAAACCGCTGGGTGGCGGACCTGTCGACGCCGAACCGCCGCGTGTGATCGAAACCATACCCGCGCCGGGCAGCACACACTTTGCCGGCGAATCGATCTCGTTCACCTTCGACGAGTATGTGGACCGGCAGTCCTTCGAGCAGAGTTTCCATCTCTCCCCTGTCGCCGAAACACCCCCGGCCTTCTCCTGGAGCGGGCGCCGTGTTGTGGTGACCCTCGGGCGTCCGCTGCGCGACAGCACCACGTATGTGGCGACGGTCGGATCGACCGTGCGCGACGTGCGCGCGGGCAATCAGCTCGGGCAGACCGTCACACTCGCCTTTTCGACCGGCGACCGAATCGACGCGGGTACACTCGCGGGCAGCGTCGTCGACGACAAACCGTCGGGCGTGTCGGTCTTTGCCTACCGGCTCGACACACGTTCCGGCGACACACTCTCGCCCGCGCGCACGCGTCCCGACTACGCTGTGCAGAGCGGCACCGACGGCAGCTTCCGCTTCACAAACATTGCGGGCGGGCTGTACCGTGTTCTTGCCGTGCGCGACAAGCAGAACAACTACCTCTACGACGCGGAGACCGATGCTTACGGCGTACCGCTGCACGACGTGCGCGTCATCGAGGGTGATTCCACACAGCCCGCCGTGACCCTGCGCCTCGCGACCGAGGACACAACACGGCCATCGCTGCAGAGTGTGAAGCCCCTGCATGCGCAGGCCGTGCTGCTGCGCCTGAACGAGGATCCCGACACACTCATCACCGCACAAATCGCCGTGCAGGATTCCAGCACCGGGCGATCCTTTCCCGCGATGGCCGTGGAGCGCGCGCGTGATGCGCGCTACGCGTTTGTGATATGGTTCGGATCGGTTCTGCCTCAGGGTCCGCTGTTCCTGCGCATCGACTCCTTGCGCGACCGCGCGGGCAACATCGCGCCGCCCGAGGCGGTCTCGCTGCGTTTCGAAACCGTGACCGACAGCGACACGGCGCGCCTGCGTCTGACCTCCATCACTCCCGCGCGCGGACAGAAGGACGTCGATCCCGCCGCGCCCTTCGAATTCACCTTCTCACATCCGATGTCCCGCGCACTTCCGCTAATCTTGCGCGACAGCACGGGCGCGGTTCTGCCGACACTGCCGGTGGTGTGGACCACACCCCTGCACGCGCAGGTGGCGCACGCCCCGCTGCAGGGCGCGCACACGTACACGCTCTGCCTCGACGGCACCGCGCTGCGCGACACCATCCGCGGCATGTCGCTCGCGGATTCTGCATTGTGCCACAGCTTCACGACCGCGAAGGACGCGGCCGCGGGCAGCATCACGGGCGCCGTGCGCGGAGCCGACAGTCTCGCCGCTCCGCGTGTGCTCGTCCGCGCGCGCGGCACCGAGAAACGTCTGCCGGGCAAGGCCACGCGGGCCGCGGCCGATGGTCGGTATTCGCTGCCCGAAATGCCGGCGGGCAGTTACCTGCTCGAGGCCTTTGTGGACGACGACGGCAACGGCACATGGAGCCCCGGCCGCCCGTCGCCGTTTACACCGTCGGAACGGTTCGGTCTCGCCACCGATACGGTGCGTGTGCGCGCGCGCTGGGAAACACGCGACGTCACCATACGCCTGCGCTGA
- the mltG gene encoding endolytic transglycosylase MltG encodes MRRRRSRPRPLATAAALCAAVAILGGALVFGPHTGEGRTVTVERGASLWDIGRALDDSGAVSSGTLFALAAKLSGKGGRMQSGTYRFPDDLTMAGIIDAIAAGHYQVEVWITIPEGSTTRTIARILAARLRLSDTAFLRLTRDPSLLRSHGIRASSFEGYLFPDTYLFRVDETALSALEKMHARFRASVTADMRARARTMRRSFHEILTMASIVEGETRLGSERARVAGVYYNRLARGMRLQADPTVQYIIPDGPRRLLYRDLRIDSPYNTYKHRGLPPGPINNPGLAAIRAALDPEKHEYIFFVADGTGGHRFSRTAAEHERAVRDYRALQREAR; translated from the coding sequence ATGCGGCGACGGCGTAGCCGACCGCGGCCCCTCGCGACCGCGGCGGCGCTCTGCGCGGCGGTGGCGATACTCGGCGGCGCGCTCGTGTTTGGTCCGCACACCGGCGAGGGCCGCACGGTCACCGTCGAACGCGGCGCGTCGTTGTGGGACATAGGCCGCGCGCTCGACGACAGCGGCGCGGTGTCGAGCGGCACGCTGTTTGCGCTGGCCGCAAAACTTTCGGGCAAGGGCGGGCGCATGCAGAGCGGCACCTACCGATTCCCCGACGACCTTACCATGGCCGGCATCATCGACGCGATAGCGGCGGGACACTATCAGGTGGAGGTGTGGATCACCATTCCCGAGGGGTCCACCACTCGGACCATCGCGCGCATCCTCGCCGCGCGCCTGCGCCTGTCCGACACCGCCTTTCTGCGGCTCACGCGCGATCCCTCGCTGCTGCGTTCCCACGGCATACGCGCCTCCTCGTTCGAGGGCTATCTGTTTCCCGACACCTACCTGTTCCGTGTTGATGAGACCGCGCTCAGCGCGCTCGAGAAAATGCACGCGCGTTTCCGCGCCTCCGTCACCGCCGACATGCGCGCGCGTGCGCGGACCATGCGCCGCAGCTTTCACGAGATCCTGACCATGGCCTCGATCGTCGAGGGTGAAACGCGGCTCGGCAGCGAACGCGCGCGTGTGGCGGGCGTGTACTACAACCGCCTCGCGCGGGGCATGCGCCTGCAGGCCGATCCCACCGTCCAATACATCATTCCCGACGGACCGCGCCGCCTCCTGTACCGCGATCTGCGCATCGACTCGCCGTACAACACCTACAAACACCGCGGACTGCCACCCGGACCGATCAACAATCCCGGCCTCGCCGCCATCCGCGCCGCGCTCGATCCGGAAAAACACGAGTACATCTTTTTTGTGGCCGACGGAACGGGCGGGCATCGCTTCAGCCGCACCGCCGCCGAACACGAACGCGCCGTGCGCGACTATCGCGCGCTGCAGAGGGAGGCCCGGTGA
- the tsaD gene encoding tRNA (adenosine(37)-N6)-threonylcarbamoyltransferase complex transferase subunit TsaD has translation MIILAIESSCDETSAAVSVDGVLRANIVSSQLFHHRYGGIVPELASRAHLRSIVPIVREALDTAGIGIEQVTHVAATQGPGLIGSLLVGLNFGKAFALSRGLPFIPVNHIEAHMIAAFLEEPHPAFPYLCLVVSGGHTQLMLARAVDDHEILGATIDDAAGEAYDKVGKMLGLGFPGGPEIDRRAGRGDATRITLPRPLLDSGDWRFSFSGLKTAVLYQLRREAPEALAQGVPPPEEYLNDICAAFQAAVVDVLVEKTLRAAAAWKLRDIVLAGGVSANSELRRRMRTRGEAAGLRVFLPAPAYTTDNAAMVAQCAWMLLARGHTGTLHAPAYSRTQHGSADAATA, from the coding sequence GTGATCATACTGGCGATCGAATCGTCGTGTGACGAGACCTCGGCGGCGGTGTCCGTCGACGGCGTGCTTCGCGCGAACATTGTCTCGTCGCAGCTCTTCCATCACCGCTACGGCGGCATCGTGCCCGAACTCGCGTCGCGCGCGCATCTGCGCTCCATCGTGCCCATCGTGCGCGAGGCGCTCGACACCGCCGGCATCGGTATCGAGCAGGTGACACACGTGGCCGCCACGCAGGGACCGGGCCTGATCGGCTCGCTGCTCGTCGGACTCAATTTCGGCAAGGCCTTCGCGCTCTCACGCGGCCTGCCCTTCATTCCCGTGAATCACATCGAGGCGCACATGATCGCGGCCTTCCTCGAGGAGCCGCATCCCGCCTTCCCCTATCTGTGCCTGGTCGTGTCGGGCGGCCACACGCAGCTCATGCTCGCGCGCGCGGTGGACGATCACGAGATACTCGGCGCCACGATCGACGACGCGGCGGGCGAGGCCTACGACAAGGTCGGGAAAATGCTCGGGCTCGGTTTTCCGGGAGGACCCGAGATCGACCGGCGCGCAGGCCGCGGCGACGCCACACGCATCACGCTTCCGCGACCGCTGCTCGATTCGGGCGACTGGCGTTTCAGCTTCAGCGGCCTGAAGACCGCCGTGCTGTACCAGTTGCGCCGCGAGGCGCCCGAGGCGCTCGCGCAGGGTGTTCCTCCGCCGGAGGAATACCTGAACGATATATGCGCCGCGTTTCAGGCGGCCGTGGTGGACGTGCTCGTCGAAAAGACGCTGCGCGCGGCGGCCGCGTGGAAGCTCCGCGACATCGTGCTCGCCGGCGGCGTCTCCGCCAACTCCGAACTGCGGCGCCGTATGCGGACGCGCGGCGAGGCGGCGGGCCTGCGCGTCTTTCTGCCCGCGCCCGCCTACACCACCGACAACGCGGCGATGGTGGCGCAATGCGCCTGGATGCTGCTCGCGCGCGGACACACGGGCACCTTGCACGCGCCCGCCTACTCGCGCACGCAACACGGGAGCGCGGATGCGGCGACGGCGTAG
- a CDS encoding DUF4921 family protein: MDYHLYYYTMADGTVKQVNPFTGTEVWTVSERGNRVPSDTQKAPDAQPFTHHPREDYCAFCEKRMLETAPEKSRVVLRNGVATTLRHVLPDQYFTETPVLRRVPNLFEIVSINYWIKNYDYRLSPMNEQWKKQYLASQEGVRHVLDVLDYKFRRSGRCDEEISAIPVEEKLQIADAFFGGCHELIIANPHYRRDATLSTDLFATGDMTDEEHFRYFLFIIDAMSDIIANNRYVRYLSVFKNWLKPAGASFDHLHTQIVALDEWGERIQRQIKMIVEDKNVFNTYGPNFAAMHNLIFAENEHALAMVGIGHRYPTVEIYSKSVHTRPYEHTEDEVRGVSDIVRACHAAIGSDVSVNEEWYYTPIDSIFRMPWHINIKQRINVPAGFEGGTNIFINPLTPIDLRDRLVPRMYDLRAGGRINGAIRIAEECRVVPNPLQYYRHT; the protein is encoded by the coding sequence ATGGATTACCATTTGTATTATTACACGATGGCCGACGGCACGGTGAAACAAGTCAATCCTTTCACCGGCACGGAGGTGTGGACCGTCTCCGAGCGCGGGAACCGCGTCCCCAGCGACACCCAGAAGGCGCCCGACGCGCAGCCGTTCACGCATCATCCGAGGGAGGATTATTGCGCGTTCTGTGAAAAGCGCATGCTCGAAACCGCGCCCGAAAAATCGCGCGTGGTGTTGCGCAACGGCGTCGCCACGACGCTGCGTCATGTGCTGCCCGACCAGTACTTCACCGAGACGCCGGTGCTGCGCCGCGTCCCGAACCTGTTCGAAATCGTCTCGATCAACTACTGGATCAAGAACTACGATTACCGGCTCTCGCCGATGAACGAACAGTGGAAGAAGCAGTACCTGGCTTCGCAGGAAGGCGTGCGCCACGTGCTCGACGTGCTCGATTACAAGTTTCGCCGATCCGGCCGCTGCGACGAGGAGATTTCGGCAATTCCGGTGGAGGAGAAACTTCAAATCGCGGACGCGTTTTTCGGCGGCTGCCACGAACTCATCATCGCCAATCCGCATTATCGCCGCGACGCGACCCTGTCCACCGATCTGTTTGCCACCGGCGACATGACCGACGAGGAGCATTTCCGATACTTCCTCTTCATCATCGACGCGATGTCGGACATCATCGCAAACAACCGCTATGTGCGGTATCTGAGCGTGTTCAAGAACTGGCTCAAACCCGCGGGCGCGTCGTTCGATCATCTGCACACGCAGATCGTGGCGCTTGACGAATGGGGCGAACGCATTCAGCGGCAGATCAAGATGATCGTGGAAGACAAAAACGTCTTCAACACCTACGGCCCCAACTTCGCGGCCATGCACAACCTGATCTTCGCCGAGAACGAACACGCGCTCGCGATGGTGGGCATCGGACACAGGTATCCGACCGTCGAGATCTACTCGAAGTCCGTGCACACACGTCCCTACGAACACACCGAGGACGAGGTGCGCGGCGTCAGCGACATCGTGCGCGCCTGCCACGCGGCCATCGGCAGCGACGTGTCGGTGAACGAGGAGTGGTACTACACGCCCATCGATTCCATCTTCCGCATGCCCTGGCACATCAACATCAAGCAGCGCATCAACGTGCCGGCCGGCTTCGAGGGCGGGACAAACATCTTCATCAATCCGCTGACGCCCATCGACCTGCGCGACCGCCTCGTGCCGCGCATGTACGACCTGCGCGCGGGCGGACGGATCAACGGCGCGATACGCATCGCCGAGGAATGCCGCGTGGTGCCGAATCCGCTGCAGTACTACCGGCACACCTGA
- the rpsU gene encoding 30S ribosomal protein S21, with product MVGIIVQEGEPIDRAIKRFKKKYERSGVLKEFKKRTYFTKPSVKKRMKKMKAIRRSKRTVEESD from the coding sequence TTGGTCGGTATCATTGTACAGGAAGGCGAACCCATCGATCGCGCGATCAAGCGGTTCAAGAAAAAATACGAGCGTTCCGGCGTCCTGAAAGAATTCAAGAAGCGGACCTATTTCACCAAGCCGTCGGTTAAGAAGCGCATGAAGAAGATGAAGGCGATCCGCCGTTCGAAGCGCACCGTCGAAGAGTCGGATTGA
- a CDS encoding PLP-dependent transferase: MESDRRLALDTLAVHAGIYEDVFGAVVPPIYQTSTFKFRNAEHGAQLFSGEGDGYIYTRMRNPTVEAMEDAVAALEGGAKALGCGSGMAAIHTALVALLSSGDHVVCSESVYGATATILSTIGAKFNVGVTFVDTANLAAIEAAMQPNTRVVFVETPGNPTLVISDIAGAAAIAHAHGATLVVDNTFMSPVLQRPFELGADVIVHSMTKFLNGHADVIGGIIVVKDIERYPLFRKTLNLVGGVIDPFNSFLVHRGLKTLPIRMKRHNEVATAVATYLDTHPKVKWMLFPGFPSHPQYDIAQRQMRGPGGMIAFELKGGLEAGRVLMNSVSLCALAVSLGGVETLIQHPASMTHATMTKEQREQAKITDGLVRLSIGIEDPDDIIADLDQALSRCGG, from the coding sequence GTGGAATCGGATCGTAGACTCGCCCTCGACACACTCGCCGTTCATGCAGGAATTTATGAAGACGTTTTCGGCGCCGTTGTTCCGCCGATATATCAGACGTCCACCTTCAAGTTCCGTAACGCCGAACACGGCGCGCAGCTTTTCAGCGGCGAGGGCGACGGCTACATTTACACGCGCATGCGCAATCCCACCGTCGAGGCCATGGAAGACGCCGTGGCCGCGCTCGAGGGCGGCGCGAAGGCACTGGGCTGCGGCAGCGGCATGGCGGCCATCCACACCGCGCTGGTCGCGCTGCTGTCGTCGGGCGACCATGTCGTGTGCAGCGAATCCGTCTACGGCGCAACCGCCACGATACTCAGCACCATCGGCGCGAAGTTCAACGTCGGCGTCACCTTTGTCGACACTGCCAATCTTGCCGCCATCGAGGCGGCGATGCAGCCGAACACACGCGTCGTTTTTGTCGAGACGCCGGGCAATCCCACACTCGTCATCAGCGACATCGCGGGAGCCGCAGCCATCGCGCACGCGCACGGCGCGACGCTGGTGGTGGACAACACGTTCATGAGCCCCGTGCTCCAGCGTCCCTTCGAACTGGGCGCCGATGTGATCGTGCACAGCATGACCAAATTCCTGAACGGCCACGCCGATGTGATCGGCGGCATCATCGTCGTAAAGGACATCGAGCGGTATCCCCTGTTCCGCAAGACTCTGAACCTCGTCGGCGGCGTGATCGATCCCTTCAACTCCTTCCTTGTGCACCGCGGACTCAAGACGCTTCCCATCCGCATGAAACGCCACAACGAAGTCGCGACCGCCGTGGCCACCTATCTCGACACACACCCGAAGGTGAAGTGGATGCTGTTCCCCGGTTTCCCGTCACATCCGCAGTACGACATCGCGCAGAGGCAGATGCGCGGACCGGGCGGCATGATCGCCTTCGAATTGAAGGGCGGACTCGAAGCGGGCCGCGTGCTGATGAATTCGGTGTCGCTCTGCGCCCTCGCAGTGAGTCTCGGCGGCGTCGAGACGCTGATCCAACATCCCGCCTCGATGACACACGCCACGATGACCAAGGAGCAGCGCGAACAGGCAAAGATCACCGACGGCCTCGTGCGGCTTTCGATCGGCATCGAGGATCCCGACGACATCATCGCCGACCTCGACCAGGCCCTCTCGCGGTGCGGCGGATAA
- a CDS encoding GNAT family N-acetyltransferase has product MPSARVVRLAPAEAQSWDALASTQPLGGCFASRAWLGHIERAFGYTAMLLAAEDNGRFLAGAVLLLRRRGPFMISPPAPISLYGGLLLDPAVAAADTREAVALASAVLAEAGKVCHFAHLSVREEPWARAALEQRHWSLRAQETLHVAIADPARARAAYSPSLRRHIRKAGKRGVCRDRDAAVGTVLDLHLRSYERHGSAPPFPRALLERWLDGLVQDGLVDIHCARSAEGAPAAARVVIPFNGTVYDWIAGADLSLGDLSASHWLVDQLVEEYAECGMTTFDFMGANTPGISDFKQLFGGTRVPYIAAVQYRNTMVRVAEALRNTTRRRRGGW; this is encoded by the coding sequence GTGCCGTCCGCTCGCGTAGTTCGACTCGCGCCCGCCGAGGCGCAGTCGTGGGACGCTCTCGCGTCCACGCAGCCCCTGGGCGGCTGTTTCGCGAGCCGCGCCTGGCTCGGGCACATCGAGCGCGCTTTCGGATACACGGCGATGCTGCTTGCCGCCGAGGATAACGGACGCTTCCTCGCGGGCGCGGTGCTGCTGCTCCGCCGCCGCGGTCCCTTCATGATATCGCCGCCCGCGCCCATTTCGCTGTATGGCGGATTGCTGCTCGATCCGGCGGTCGCCGCCGCCGACACTCGCGAAGCGGTCGCCCTCGCATCGGCCGTTCTTGCCGAAGCAGGCAAGGTCTGCCACTTCGCGCACCTGTCCGTCCGCGAGGAGCCCTGGGCGCGCGCGGCGCTCGAGCAGCGGCACTGGTCGCTTCGCGCGCAGGAGACCCTGCATGTCGCCATCGCGGATCCCGCCCGTGCGCGCGCTGCGTACAGTCCGTCGCTGCGCAGGCATATACGCAAGGCCGGGAAACGCGGAGTGTGTCGCGACCGCGACGCGGCGGTCGGCACCGTGCTCGACCTGCATCTGCGCAGTTATGAACGGCACGGCAGCGCGCCGCCCTTTCCGCGCGCGCTCCTCGAACGATGGCTGGACGGGCTTGTGCAGGATGGACTCGTGGACATTCATTGCGCACGCAGCGCCGAGGGCGCTCCCGCGGCCGCGCGTGTGGTGATTCCGTTTAACGGCACGGTGTACGATTGGATTGCGGGAGCCGATCTGTCGCTCGGCGACCTGTCGGCCTCGCATTGGCTGGTGGATCAACTCGTCGAGGAATACGCGGAGTGTGGGATGACAACGTTCGACTTCATGGGCGCGAACACGCCGGGGATATCGGATTTTAAACAACTCTTCGGCGGGACACGTGTGCCGTACATCGCGGCCGTGCAGTACCGGAACACAATGGTGCGCGTCGCGGAGGCGCTGCGCAACACGACGCGCAGAAGACGGGGAGGATGGTGA
- the efp gene encoding elongation factor P, translating to MGSTTDFRNGLIIRFNGDLHQIVEWRHHKPGKGQAMVQAKLKNLRTGSAFENRFRPGETVDIVRVERRKFQFLYPEGEDLCFMDQETYDQIHVSRELFGDSVRFLKEGEICEIALDGETPIEGELPITVELQVTETDPGLRGDTATGGTKRAVVSTGAVVNVPLFIDEGEMLKIDTRTGAYLERVK from the coding sequence ATGGGTTCGACCACAGACTTCAGGAATGGCCTCATTATTCGTTTTAACGGCGATCTGCACCAGATCGTCGAGTGGAGGCATCACAAGCCCGGTAAGGGCCAGGCGATGGTGCAGGCCAAGCTCAAGAATCTCCGCACGGGTTCCGCGTTCGAGAACCGTTTCCGTCCGGGCGAGACTGTGGACATCGTCCGCGTCGAACGCCGCAAGTTCCAATTCCTGTATCCCGAAGGTGAAGACCTGTGTTTTATGGATCAGGAGACCTACGACCAGATTCACGTCTCGCGCGAGTTGTTCGGTGATTCCGTCCGTTTCCTCAAAGAAGGGGAGATCTGCGAAATTGCTCTCGACGGCGAGACGCCGATCGAGGGCGAGCTGCCGATCACGGTGGAACTGCAGGTGACAGAAACCGATCCGGGTCTGCGCGGCGATACCGCCACGGGCGGCACAAAACGCGCCGTGGTCTCGACGGGCGCCGTGGTGAACGTGCCGCTCTTTATCGACGAGGGCGAAATGCTCAAGATCGACACGCGCACGGGCGCCTATCTCGAACGTGTGAAGTAA
- the accB gene encoding acetyl-CoA carboxylase biotin carboxyl carrier protein translates to MDIQYIRKLIKLVTDSDIEELEIEESGARVRVTRGRAADETPVSFMPYPQMPMPQHAPPAAPAAQAAPAPAAAPAPAKDDASLYTVVSPIVGTFYRAPAPDADPYVQVGQSIASGAVVGIIEAMKIMNEIESERGGKVVKILVENGQAVEYNQPLVVLDLSA, encoded by the coding sequence ATGGATATCCAATACATCCGGAAACTGATCAAGCTCGTCACCGACTCCGATATCGAGGAGCTGGAGATCGAGGAAAGCGGCGCGCGTGTGCGTGTCACGCGCGGACGTGCCGCGGACGAGACTCCCGTCTCCTTCATGCCGTATCCGCAAATGCCCATGCCGCAGCACGCTCCGCCGGCCGCGCCCGCGGCTCAGGCGGCACCGGCACCCGCGGCGGCACCCGCCCCCGCGAAGGACGACGCGTCGCTGTACACCGTCGTATCGCCCATCGTCGGCACCTTCTATCGCGCGCCCGCCCCTGATGCAGATCCGTATGTGCAGGTGGGGCAGTCCATCGCATCCGGCGCCGTGGTCGGCATCATCGAGGCGATGAAGATCATGAACGAAATCGAATCCGAACGCGGCGGCAAGGTCGTGAAAATCCTCGTCGAGAACGGCCAGGCCGTCGAATACAATCAACCGCTCGTGGTTCTGGACCTGAGCGCGTGA